ATGAGCGAGAGGATGGCGACGATGTAGTACGGGACGGTGGTGTTGGCGATGGAAACCATCGTCATTCCGGTGTCGAACGGGCTTCCCTCGTTGTACGCCATCACCGCGCCGAGCAGCAAACTGACGGTCGTCCCGAGCGCGAGGCCGTAGATGCTGATGAAGATCGACCACGGCATCGCTTCGAACAGGATGTCGAAGACGGGCCTGTTCTTGAATATCGATCGCCCGAAGTCCTGATAGAGGACGATGTCTCGGAGGTAGTCGTAGTACGCGACGTACCACGGCTGTGATGGGTCGATACCCGTGTAGGTTTGCACCATCGCGTTGATGTGTTCCATCTGCTGGGCCGATGGACTGTTCCCCTGTTCCAGCATCTGTTGCATCAGATGGATCTTCACCATCTGAACCGGACCGAACGGAAGCATCCGGTACAGAGCGAACGTTACTGTCAGCGCGAGGAAAAACACCAGCACTGACTGGCCGATCCGCTTCCAATAATACATCGTGTTACTGTGCTTGTGTTTCTCCCACAGCAATAAAGGTATGGGAGAGATTGTCTGGAACGGACCATTCATTACGGTCCTCGACGAGGGGACGATATGACACTCCTCACCCGAATCCTCGACGTATTCGGACGCGGAGACGACGATGACGCTGAAACGTACCAGTGTATCAGGTGCGGCGAGACCTTCGACCGCGAGTACTACGAGTGCCCTGCGTGTGGCGTGCAACACGGCGTCGCGCGTGTCGACGGCGGGTCGGACGAAACGTTTAATTCCTGACGAACGAGTGACCCGAACGAATGTCCCACAGGTTGACCCTCTTCGATTACGTCTGCTCGAACGCGGATAAGTTCGCGCTGTTGCTGGCCTTCGAGTGTCTCGCCGGTCTCCTCTCGCTCGCGCTCTTCTTCGGTTCCGAACCCGGGACGTCCCAACACGTCGTTTCCATCCTGAACATCGCGGGTGCGAGCGTGCTCGGAGCCGCGACGGCAGGGATTCTATTGAAGTGCTACCGTACGTGAAAAACAGCCACGTGGATGACGGTTGGTGTGGTAGTCGATGCGACGTGACGACGCGAAACCGACTGCGACGGTTCGCCTACTTCGTCTTGGCGTTGATGTGTCCCTTCATCAGGAACTCCATCGAGTTGGTGTAGTGTTCGTTCTTCGTCTCCTTTGCGTGTGGATGGTCGTCCACCTTCCCGGTCGGGAAGTCGAACTTGTCCTCGTTGCCCCAGTACGCCCGCGTCTCGTCGTAGAATCCGATGTGGGGAACTTGCCAGTTAGTGTACCACATCAGCTTCCGGGTGAACTTCTTGACCTCCTTCGTGGACTGGGTCTGGGACATGATGTTGCCCCACTTGACGGGGTAGAGCGTCTGTTTCGCACCGCCGTTGCCCATCTGTCCGACCTTCGTCGGATATTTGGGACGGATGGGTTGGTTCAACTTCTTGCTCCGATTCTGCGTGAGGTCCGGCATCCGGCGGTCCACCTTACAGGACTTCGTCGGTTCCTTCGCGTCCACCACTTCGTCGAACTTCCCGATTCCTGCGACGCTGAGGGTCGAGTACGCGTTCGCCGGGTGTGAGGTGTCCGAGAACCAGTTGACCATGTCGAAGTCGTGCGTGTCCGTCCAGCGCTTCCAGAAACCGCTGCTCGACGGGATGATGAGTTTGTTCCCGAATCCGAACTCCTTGAGCTTCGGGCTGACGTAATTCCCGATGGTCTCGTAGATGTTCCACGGCGGCGTGAGGTAGGTGAGTCCCTTGACCTCGTCACCGCTCGAATCGGCCCAGTACTTGCCGTTCTTCGAGTACCCGGCGTCCTTGAGCACTTTCTTGGCTTTCTGGGGTTCGGAGTTGCGACCGTATCCGATGAGCTTCTTCCGGAAGCCCTCGCCCGCCCACTGGTTCGTCGCCTTCGTGGACATTCCGGTGACGGTGTCGCGCGGTTTGTAGTTCAACCCTTGCGTGCTCTTGATGACCTGCACGAGTTCGTCGTGGTCGAGGAGGTAGGCGATGGCCCGACGAACGGGGCGACGTGCGAGGTGCTTGTTGTTCCAGTTCATCGAGAGTTTCACGATGCTGGAGGTGGGGAACCGGTTGAACACGTCCACCTTGCCGTTCTGTTTGGCCTGATTTATCGTCTTGTCTCCCATGTCGAGTTGCCCGGCGTTGAGCGCCTGAATGGCCTTCTGCTTCTCGGAGATGAGGTGCCAGTTGAACGTCTTCAGGTTCGTCCAGTCGGCGCGCGGGTGGTCCTCGTACTTTTCGTGGACGGCGTTGGTTGGCGAGAGCTGTTTCGGCTTCCACATCCCGCAACCGAGGCCCTTGTCCACGAGGTCGTTCAGGGTAATCGTCGTCGACGTCAGGTCCTTCGTCACCTTCTCGACGGCACTTTCGCCACCGGCGTCCTCGTACTGTTCGAGCCACGATTTGAAGTAATCGTGCTTGACGACGGTGGTGAAATACGGGGTCGCCGTCTTCTGGAGCGTGGGATTAGCCGTCCGGACAGCGTGTGTTTGAGCGTGTGTTTGTCGACGACTTCCCAACTGTCGTCGGTGTTCTCCGGACCGTAGTTGGCTTTGTAATCGCTGATGAGCTGTGCGGTGTGGACGTCCTGTGCGGTCACTGGTTTTCCGTCCCACCACGTGTAATCGTCCTTGAGTTTTATTTCGACCTCACAACCGCCTCCCTTGAGGTTGATCTCGTCCGCGAGCCAGTAGATGGGGTCCCCGTTCGCGTTGGGGTACACCAGCGACTCCCACCACATGTAATCCATCCAGTACTCGGTGTTCTTGGTGTCCGTGAAGGGGTTGATGTTGGAACTGCTCGGCTGCCAACTGACCGGCGCGCGCATGTTCAGTTCCGTCGTGACCGGCGAACCACCGCCGCCACCGTCGGTCCCGTCCGAACCACCGTCGGTGTTCGACATCGTGACGTCCTGGTCATTGGGATTGTCACCGGCGCAACCGGCCAATCCAGCTATCGTCGCGCTGCCGCTGAGCGCCATCCACTGGCGACGTGTCAGACGACTCCTATCTGGCTCGCCGCTAGAACCGTGGTTGCTGTTAACCATACTCGATTCGATATTAAAATGAACATAGAAAAAGGTTTGGGTTAGTGACTGTCCGACGTGTGAACCCAAAACCGTTTGTACCCGGACGACAGGTGGGAGATATGGCTTTCAGTGCAGAGAGAAACGGCGACGTCGCCATCGTCACCGGGGCAGCGAAGGGTATCGGTCGCGCCATCGCGGAACGACTCGCGGACGCGGGAACCACCGTCATCGTCGCGGACGTGGACCGGGAGGGAGGCGAGGAAACCGTCTCCCGCATCGAAGAAAGTGGAGGTACGGCCGAGTTCGTCAGAACCGACGTAAGCGAGTCCGCCGATGTGGCCGCGATGGTCGAGGCGACGATGGAGCGCCACGGGAGCATCGACGTCCTCGTGAACAACGCAGGCGGGTCGTTCGACGACGGAAACGTCGCCGACGTCTCCGACGAAACGTGGGAACGGATCATCGACGTGAACCTGAAGGGACAGTTCCTCTGCGCTCGGGAAACCATCCCCGCGATGGTCGAATCGGGCGGCGGGTCGATGGTTCACATCTCGTCCATCAACGCGAAAGTCGGCATCGGGTTGGCCTCATACTCCGCCGCGAAAAACGGGATCATCGCGCTCTCCAGAATCATCGCGACCCAGTACGGTCGACACGGAATCCGTTCGAACGCCGTCTGCCCGGGGAGCATCATCACCGATGCATCCAGCGAGAAACTGACGACGGAGGGACCGGTTCGGGAGGAGTGGTTGAACCAGTATCCGGTCGGTCGGTTCGGCCGTCCCGAGGACGTGGCCGCCGCCGCGTTCTACCTCACGTCCGACGACGCGTCGTTCGTCACCGGTACCGAACTTGTCGTCGATGGCGGCCTCTCCGCGGGCCTCGACCAGCAGTTGGAGACGATGATGTACGACATCGACGAACCGCCGATGTGAGACCGGAAACGGACGCGAAACCGAAGATAAACGCGGAACCGAAAATACTACCGAACCACGGTTTTCCGGACAGAAGTATAAGTAGCCCGGCGAGAAAGCGGAGTTATGACCACCGAGTGCCGTCGTCTCACCGATTACGGACACGTTTTCGCCGGTATCGACCGTTGGAACCGAACGCATCCGGAATTCTCCATTCCCGAACGATTGGTGTCACAGAACGTCTTCGCGCCGTTCGACGGGATGGACGTGACGGCGTGGGGCGGGTTCGAGAACGACGAACTCGTCGCCTTCGTGCTCGGAAAACGACTCACGGAAGCCGTTCCGGACTTCGCGGACGGAACCGTGGGGTGGATCAGCCTGTTCGCCGACGATTCGGATGACGACACCCATCTCGCTTCGGAACTGCTCGCCACGGTCGAGCGGGACATGGCGGCACGGGGCGTCACCCGACTCCGATTCGGCGGTGACCCCGGTCAATTTCTGCCGGGCGTGCCGACGGAGTTCGACACCCTCCGGGAATCCCTCCGCGAAGCGGGATTCTCCCCCGACGGGACGTATTTCGACCTGAAAGGCGACCTCGCGACGTACGAATCGCCGCCGCGAATCGCGGACGTCGGTTCCGCGTGGCCGAACCTGACGCTCGAACGCGTCGGCGCGAACACCGAACCGCTGTTCGCGTTCCTCTCGGAGCAGTTCCCCGGTCGATGGCTGTACGAGGCCCGGAACTTCGCCCGCGTTCCCGGCGGTGCCGACGATTACTGGCTCCTTCGAAACGACGGGAAAGCCGTC
This sequence is a window from Haladaptatus sp. R4. Protein-coding genes within it:
- a CDS encoding ABC transporter substrate-binding protein, which encodes MWKPKQLSPTNAVHEKYEDHPRADWTNLKTFNWHLISEKQKAIQALNAGQLDMGDKTINQAKQNGKVDVFNRFPTSSIVKLSMNWNNKHLARRPVRRAIAYLLDHDELVQVIKSTQGLNYKPRDTVTGMSTKATNQWAGEGFRKKLIGYGRNSEPQKAKKVLKDAGYSKNGKYWADSSGDEVKGLTYLTPPWNIYETIGNYVSPKLKEFGFGNKLIIPSSSGFWKRWTDTHDFDMVNWFSDTSHPANAYSTLSVAGIGKFDEVVDAKEPTKSCKVDRRMPDLTQNRSKKLNQPIRPKYPTKVGQMGNGGAKQTLYPVKWGNIMSQTQSTKEVKKFTRKLMWYTNWQVPHIGFYDETRAYWGNEDKFDFPTGKVDDHPHAKETKNEHYTNSMEFLMKGHINAKTK
- a CDS encoding SDR family NAD(P)-dependent oxidoreductase; translation: MAFSAERNGDVAIVTGAAKGIGRAIAERLADAGTTVIVADVDREGGEETVSRIEESGGTAEFVRTDVSESADVAAMVEATMERHGSIDVLVNNAGGSFDDGNVADVSDETWERIIDVNLKGQFLCARETIPAMVESGGGSMVHISSINAKVGIGLASYSAAKNGIIALSRIIATQYGRHGIRSNAVCPGSIITDASSEKLTTEGPVREEWLNQYPVGRFGRPEDVAAAAFYLTSDDASFVTGTELVVDGGLSAGLDQQLETMMYDIDEPPM
- a CDS encoding GNAT family N-acetyltransferase; protein product: MTTECRRLTDYGHVFAGIDRWNRTHPEFSIPERLVSQNVFAPFDGMDVTAWGGFENDELVAFVLGKRLTEAVPDFADGTVGWISLFADDSDDDTHLASELLATVERDMAARGVTRLRFGGDPGQFLPGVPTEFDTLRESLREAGFSPDGTYFDLKGDLATYESPPRIADVGSAWPNLTLERVGANTEPLFAFLSEQFPGRWLYEARNFARVPGGADDYWLLRNDGKAVGFGRTNTPESGYRGGNVNWVDRFDGRVCGLGPLGIDEAYRGHGWGLWLVATLAERYRDAGYDHMIIDWTDLVGYYAKLGFEPWVAYESFTKELDRETAR